A stretch of Fundicoccus culcitae DNA encodes these proteins:
- a CDS encoding acyl-CoA dehydrogenase family protein: MTIEKQQIISDINQFITEELDDVVKPFDESDAYPGEYVQKLIDLKLLDLVDNNEFEAFFKLISRISAKFPALGSILLTQAVYGVLSLKMFGTQEQQERYLVEALKGSNMIGYAFTEETHGSRYWNFDTKAEETPDGWVITGRKATVSNASVSSTLIVGALVENTTGDDELGLFLVETDAKGVLVEEPFEKMGMHGLPVSQVRFDKVFISRQQLLGETLSGISQHDALIDKMRLAISAQSVGIARGSLEKAFKFTRSKRKFGGRLIDLELTQYRLAELITLLEATESFLDDVVKNHLDDKRKISMVKLMSAQMAVDITESVLQLTGGHGYMRNNEIERYVRDAKLLPIYGGSQDTQKITIIEPWLAN, translated from the coding sequence GTGACCATCGAAAAACAACAAATAATCAGTGATATCAATCAATTCATCACTGAAGAACTAGACGATGTTGTGAAACCATTTGATGAATCGGATGCTTACCCGGGTGAGTATGTTCAAAAGCTAATCGATTTAAAACTATTAGATTTAGTTGATAACAATGAATTTGAAGCCTTTTTTAAATTAATTAGTCGTATTTCAGCTAAATTTCCCGCTTTAGGCAGTATTCTTTTAACGCAGGCCGTCTATGGGGTTTTGAGCTTGAAAATGTTTGGGACTCAAGAGCAACAGGAGCGATATTTAGTTGAGGCTCTTAAGGGGTCAAATATGATTGGCTATGCTTTTACGGAAGAAACCCATGGCAGTCGCTACTGGAATTTTGATACGAAAGCCGAAGAAACGCCGGATGGTTGGGTAATTACCGGACGAAAAGCGACCGTATCAAATGCCAGTGTAAGTTCTACCTTAATTGTCGGGGCTTTGGTTGAAAATACAACCGGCGATGATGAATTAGGTTTGTTTCTAGTCGAAACCGATGCAAAGGGCGTCCTCGTTGAAGAACCGTTTGAAAAAATGGGGATGCACGGACTGCCAGTTTCGCAAGTCCGTTTTGATAAAGTTTTCATTAGTCGACAACAATTGTTGGGTGAAACGTTGTCGGGTATAAGTCAGCACGATGCTTTGATAGATAAAATGCGCTTAGCGATTTCAGCTCAATCAGTCGGGATTGCTAGAGGTTCATTGGAAAAAGCTTTTAAATTCACGCGTTCGAAACGGAAATTTGGGGGACGTTTAATTGATTTGGAACTTACCCAATACCGCTTGGCTGAATTGATTACCTTATTAGAAGCCACCGAATCCTTTTTGGATGATGTGGTAAAAAATCATCTCGATGATAAACGCAAAATTTCTATGGTGAAGTTAATGTCCGCGCAGATGGCTGTGGATATAACAGAATCGGTTTTGCAATTGACTGGTGGACATGGCTATATGCGCAATAATGAGATTGAACGTTACGTCAGAGATGCAAAATTACTGCCAATATATGGTGGATCGCAAGACACACAAAAAATAACTATCATTGAACCCTGGTTAGCAAATTAA
- a CDS encoding 3-hydroxybutyryl-CoA dehydrogenase, whose translation MNINNVMVIGSGQMGSGIAQVLALAGYKVILNDINETFVEKGLTNIKNQLQRQVEKNRISQAEVDAAVENITTSTDYSHAKKVELVIEAATEKRDLKLQIFKELDAIAAEETILASNTSSLSITEIAMATGRPHKVIGMHFFNPVPVMKLIEINIALTTDDATVAAIRAVGESLNKTIVEVKDSPGFVVNRILISMINEAIFVLSEGLSTAEEIDEAMKLGANHPIGPLALGDLIGLDVVLSIMEVLYDGFNDSKYRPAPLLKKYVEAGYLGRKTGRGFFNY comes from the coding sequence GTGAATATTAATAATGTTATGGTAATTGGCTCAGGTCAAATGGGCAGCGGCATTGCGCAAGTTTTAGCTTTAGCAGGTTATAAGGTTATCTTGAATGACATCAATGAGACGTTTGTGGAAAAAGGTTTGACTAATATTAAAAATCAACTCCAAAGACAAGTGGAAAAAAATCGTATAAGCCAAGCTGAAGTTGATGCAGCCGTGGAGAACATTACGACCTCGACAGATTATTCCCATGCGAAAAAGGTTGAGTTGGTGATTGAAGCCGCGACGGAAAAACGTGATTTAAAGCTACAAATCTTCAAAGAATTGGATGCCATCGCAGCTGAAGAAACGATTTTAGCCAGCAATACGTCTTCCCTATCGATTACAGAGATAGCGATGGCGACCGGTCGCCCCCACAAAGTGATTGGAATGCATTTCTTTAACCCCGTTCCTGTGATGAAACTCATCGAAATAAATATCGCCTTAACAACCGATGATGCGACTGTAGCAGCTATTCGTGCAGTGGGTGAATCGCTGAATAAAACAATTGTTGAAGTGAAAGATTCACCTGGTTTTGTGGTGAACCGTATTCTAATATCAATGATTAATGAAGCCATCTTTGTTTTAAGTGAAGGTCTTTCAACGGCAGAGGAAATTGATGAAGCCATGAAATTAGGTGCCAACCATCCGATTGGACCTTTAGCTCTGGGGGACTTAATTGGCTTGGATGTTGTTTTATCGATTATGGAAGTTCTTTACGACGGTTTCAACGATTCGAAATACCGTCCAGCGCCTTTATTAAAGAAATATGTTGAAGCAGGTTATCTTGGACGCAAAACAGGTCGCGGATTTTTTAACTATTAA
- a CDS encoding enoyl-CoA hydratase-related protein, translating into MTEFNKIQFEVRNNLGYLTINQPKKLNALDTETLLEMDQVLTDIDGRDDVRVLIVTGAGEKAFVAGANVAEMKDKNPMEAFEFSTLGNSVFSKIAGLKQPTIAAVNGFALGGGSELALACDIRIASDNARFGQPEVGLGIVPGFGGTQRLSRLVGVAKAKELIFTARNIKAEEAEKIGLVNKVVPLEGLLEEVEKLGTQIASNGRFAVEQSKVLIDQGIDLPLDHSLILEANGFGLCFATEDQTEGMSAFLEKRDANFTGK; encoded by the coding sequence ATGACAGAATTTAATAAGATTCAATTCGAAGTAAGAAATAACTTAGGTTATTTAACCATTAACCAACCGAAAAAATTAAATGCTTTAGATACGGAAACCTTGCTGGAAATGGATCAGGTCTTAACTGACATCGACGGACGTGACGATGTGCGTGTGTTAATTGTCACGGGTGCAGGTGAAAAAGCTTTTGTGGCTGGAGCCAATGTTGCAGAAATGAAAGATAAAAATCCTATGGAAGCCTTTGAGTTTTCAACTTTAGGTAATAGTGTATTTAGTAAAATCGCTGGTTTGAAACAACCAACGATTGCGGCTGTCAATGGCTTTGCTTTGGGAGGTGGAAGTGAATTAGCCTTAGCTTGTGATATCCGTATTGCAAGTGACAATGCGCGTTTTGGTCAACCTGAAGTAGGCTTAGGTATTGTACCAGGCTTTGGTGGAACACAACGTTTAAGCCGTTTAGTAGGGGTAGCTAAAGCCAAAGAACTGATTTTTACCGCTAGAAATATCAAAGCGGAAGAAGCGGAAAAAATTGGCTTAGTTAATAAAGTCGTGCCCTTAGAAGGTTTACTTGAGGAAGTCGAAAAGTTAGGGACGCAAATTGCTAGTAACGGACGTTTTGCGGTTGAACAATCTAAAGTGTTGATCGATCAAGGAATCGATTTGCCATTAGACCATAGCCTCATTTTGGAAGCCAACGGTTTTGGCTTGTGCTTTGCAACCGAAGATCAAACCGAAGGCATGTCAGCCTTCCTTGAAAAAAGAGACGCCAACTTTACGGGAAAATAG